The sequence GATCCCAGAACGTACTACAATCACTTCATGACGCCCCAAAGAACCTGAAACAAATACTGCTCCAGCTCTTTCCCAAGATCGAGTATCAGATAACGCTTCTTTTAAAATTTTTACTTCTTGATCCATAGCACCGATAATTCCAATTTTCATCGTGATTTCCTCTTCTCTATAAATTCAATACTATAAATATTACAATAGCCAACAAAATTGCCACAACAATAATAGCTTTCGTGAGTGTACTACTGCGCTCACGAATTTTTGTTTGCTCATTTGAACGTGATTTAGTAATTTCCTTTTGCTTCTTGTGTTCTTTTCGGTAAAAACTAGCTATTTCTTTTTCTTTTTTACGGTACTCTTTGTCAGCTTCTTTTTGTTCTTGCTCAAATAATCTTTGTGCTTCTTTGTCAGCTTCTTCTTTTCGTTTCCGTAATTCTGTCCGAGTGACCAGCGGACCTTTACTCATTGTTTATCCTCCTTCAGCAGCTTTTTTAGTTGCTGCAGTTCCCAATACTGCACGGCAAAAATTGTTTTTGCATCACAAATTAGGCCACTGGCAATTTCTGCTTTCGCTTCCTCTAATGTTACTGTATATAATTCTAATACTTCGTCATCATCTTGAGGACGGGGATTAGGAACTTTCTCTAAATCTTCGGCATAATAAATATGAAGTAGTTCATTAGCAAATCCTGGAGAAACATACATAGACGTCACAAAGGTAAACTTATTTGCTCGAAAGCCAGTTTCCTCTTCTAACTCTCTTTCTGCCGTTTCTTTTGGATGGTCATGTTCACCTGGATCAATTTTACCAGCAGGGATTTCTAAAAGAACTTTTTCCATTGGTTTTCTAAATTGCTTAACCATGATCATTTTATTATCAGCCGTAATAGGAATGACCGCAACAGCTCCTGGATGAAATACTAATTCACGTGTGCTCGTTTCGCCATTTGGCAAACGTACTTCGTCTAAAACAACGTCAATTATATGTCCTTTAAATATCTCTTTTCTGGAAATCGTCTTTTCCTCAAACTCTTCAAAGTTCATCATGTCCTTCACCAATCTTTCTATGGATATAATACCTTAATTTTGAAATTTTATCACTTATCGTTCTTTTTGTGAATCTTTTCTTTGCTATAACTTGCTATTTTAAGATATCTTCTTTATTTATTAATACTTAATTAAACTTTTCAATAAATGAAAGATTTCATCTAATTATACCAGTAAATCAAAATTGGAATAGCCTCATTCAACAACACACAAGTTTAAAGGAGAAGCAGGACTATATAAATAGTCTTGTTTCTCCTTTTAGTTTATCTGTATCTACTTATTTTTGCAATTCAGCCAGAGAGTTCATGACTTTGATTAAATCGGCTTTGTTACTCTCTTTTTTTTCTGCCAGTGTCCAACTGATACACTGCAAATAATGATCCTTACTTTCTACTAAATCGTAGATGTAGTAAACTTCCACACCATCTTTACTTGCAATAAAGCTACGACGTTCACCTTTTAGTTCATTGTACTTGATCGTTTCTTTCTTTTCATCCGTTATTTCGCCCAAATCAGATAGATCAACAGAGCTTTTGAATGCATCGAAACTGTCAAAATCTTTTTTTGCTTCGCTTAGCACCATATAGTATTCTTCATTCGCAGCATTCTTTAAACTAACGTCGGCATTATCACTTAATTCTTTGGCTTCTACTGACTGCCAGCCTTCTGTTAATTCTACTTTAAAGTTTCCATTTTTGGTTTTGATTACTTCTAGCTTACCTTTTGATTCATCTGATTGTTCTTTCGTTTCTTCGGTGGCCGCTTTATTCTCGTCTAGCGTACCACTTGTTGCAGATTTATCCCTAGGTTCGTAGAACACTTCATCGTCCCCATAAGAACTCGATTCCTCAGAACTTGTTTCTTCTATATAAACGTCATCGTCTACTTCTTCCACAACTTTACGTCCAGAACAGCCTGTGATCACTAATCCCACTATCAATATGGTCATGATTTTAAATTTTTTCACACTGTTTCTCCTTTTATCCTAATCATTCACTTTCATTATACCTCACGTTTCCTAATTTTCATCATATTTCTTTTTGACTTTTTTGTGAACAATTTAGTTCATTCTACATCTAAAGTAGTAAAAAACGCTATTTTCCCTTGTCATTTCTTACATTTTCTCTAAATATCAAAATCAACCTTTGGACTGATATTCTTTCTAGCCTAGAATGTGCTAAAATAACTTATATAGCGGAGGATAGTAACTTTCGATGGAATAAATGATTGGAGGGAATATAAATGAGAAAAGGAAAACTTATTCAAATAATTGCTTATTTATTTTTAGCAGGTTTAGTTCTGCGTTTTATTACTGGTATACATATGCCAGCAGTTGTCGTGGTTCTTTTGATTCTAATGGTCCTACTTTTTACTGGCACGAAGAACAAGGTTGGAAAAAAAGAAGATCAATTGCCTAATCTTACAAAGTCTAGAGAAGAACACTATGAA is a genomic window of Enterococcus haemoperoxidus ATCC BAA-382 containing:
- the macP gene encoding cell wall synthase accessory phosphoprotein MacP, with amino-acid sequence MSKGPLVTRTELRKRKEEADKEAQRLFEQEQKEADKEYRKKEKEIASFYRKEHKKQKEITKSRSNEQTKIRERSSTLTKAIIVVAILLAIVIFIVLNL
- a CDS encoding NUDIX domain-containing protein, with the protein product MMNFEEFEEKTISRKEIFKGHIIDVVLDEVRLPNGETSTRELVFHPGAVAVIPITADNKMIMVKQFRKPMEKVLLEIPAGKIDPGEHDHPKETAERELEEETGFRANKFTFVTSMYVSPGFANELLHIYYAEDLEKVPNPRPQDDDEVLELYTVTLEEAKAEIASGLICDAKTIFAVQYWELQQLKKLLKEDKQ